Proteins from one Planctomycetota bacterium genomic window:
- the thiS gene encoding sulfur carrier protein ThiS has protein sequence MNLIINGQQKEMPNNLTVSALLTELRINPLGVAVELNLKIISRKL, from the coding sequence ATGAATTTAATCATCAACGGTCAGCAAAAGGAAATGCCGAACAATCTCACCGTATCGGCGTTATTAACCGAACTCCGTATAAACCCGCTGGGCGTGGCGGTGGAACTGAATCTGAAGATTATCAGCCGGAAGCTATAA
- the thiS gene encoding sulfur carrier protein ThiS produces MNLIINGQQKEMPDNLTLSALLTELRINPLGVAVELNLKIIPKTDYAKTQLKENDKLEIISFVGGG; encoded by the coding sequence ATGAATTTAATAATAAATGGCCAGCAAAAAGAAATGCCCGATAACCTGACGCTTTCGGCATTATTAACCGAACTCCGTATAAACCCGCTGGGCGTGGCGGTGGAACTGAACCTGAAAATCATCCCCAAGACCGATTACGCCAAGACGCAGTTAAAAGAAAATGACAAGCTGGAGATTATTTCGTTTGTCGGGGGAGGATAA
- a CDS encoding serine/threonine protein kinase, translating to MAENNNASQSQSGGASIPGYQIQGKLGSGGMGIVFKALDIKNNRTVALKLLYPKTVQNKTFLDRFAREAKLLMKFDHPNIVKGYQVANYKGLYFLAMEYIEGKSAQQLLDEKGPFKEDFATYTILQAAKALEYMQKEGIIHRDVKPDNLLITPDNKVKLCDLGFAQPIGCATTETSTDTTCGTPQYMSPEQAKGKADIDIRSDIYSLGATFYHLVIGKTPFQGTDNMEIMAKQVLDSLQSDEVKNRRLSPLTLYFIEKMMAKEKEIRYQNPTEVIEDIEAQTAGFKSLFYEKPATPTQPKTTETEPKQPTRMSRLEEIRKKYGKK from the coding sequence TCCATACCCGGTTACCAGATTCAGGGCAAGCTCGGCTCGGGCGGGATGGGCATCGTCTTTAAGGCGCTTGACATCAAAAACAACCGAACGGTCGCTTTGAAACTCCTTTACCCAAAGACGGTCCAGAATAAAACCTTCCTCGACCGCTTCGCCCGCGAGGCAAAACTCCTTATGAAGTTCGACCACCCCAATATCGTCAAGGGCTACCAGGTGGCGAATTACAAAGGGCTTTACTTCCTCGCCATGGAATATATCGAGGGTAAATCCGCCCAGCAGCTACTTGATGAAAAAGGCCCTTTCAAGGAAGACTTCGCCACCTACACCATCCTCCAGGCCGCCAAGGCACTGGAGTATATGCAGAAAGAGGGTATTATCCACCGTGATGTCAAGCCGGATAACCTCCTGATTACGCCGGATAATAAAGTAAAACTCTGCGACCTCGGCTTTGCTCAGCCGATTGGCTGCGCGACGACAGAGACATCCACAGATACAACCTGCGGGACTCCGCAATATATGTCGCCGGAACAGGCAAAGGGAAAAGCGGATATCGATATCAGGAGCGATATTTACTCGCTCGGCGCGACTTTTTATCATCTCGTCATCGGCAAGACCCCGTTCCAAGGGACCGATAATATGGAAATCATGGCAAAGCAGGTTTTGGACAGCCTGCAATCAGACGAGGTAAAAAACAGGCGTTTATCCCCCTTAACGCTTTATTTCATAGAAAAGATGATGGCAAAGGAAAAGGAAATCCGCTACCAGAACCCGACCGAGGTCATCGAGGATATCGAGGCGCAGACCGCCGGCTTCAAAAGCCTGTTTTACGAGAAACCCGCCACGCCGACTCAACCGAAAACAACGGAAACGGAACCGAAACAACCGACCCGCATGAGCCGTCTGGAAGAAATACGCAAGAAATACGGGAAGAAGTAA
- the alaS gene encoding alanine--tRNA ligase, with protein MKTDILRRKFLSFFESKGHTVMPSAPLIPENDQTLLFTGAGMNPFKEFYLGKTKPPFPRITTVQKCMRTVDIERVGRTAAHHTFFEMLGNFSFGDYFKRETIAWAWEFLLKELKIPESRLLVSVYKDDQESYDIWLKEIMLPPEKIYKLGAKDNFWPSNAPLDGPNGPCGPCSEIFYDFGKEHGCGLPTCSIECDCNRFVEIWNLVFTQFDRQEDGSLNPLPQKNIDTGMGLERLAAVMQNVISNFEIDIFKPLIKETAAILKVEYDTDREEGARIKRIVDHARALVFTSSEGLLPSNEGRGYVVRRILRRAARDGRTLGMKEPFIYKLVPAVINVMKEGYPELPDKENHIVRIIKAEESKFLETVEQGMALLDEIINTLAPKGIKLFPGDEAFKLYDTYGFPMDLTESILRERGFKLDLQGYENAMKNQRTRSRASSQIAQKIFAETPISEVKSFLKETKFVGYEVTESPVKIVAILSGGKLVPDATKGTEVSVITEKTPFYGESGGQVGDTGIIKSDAVEISITDTQHIEDYIIHIGKVKKGSVKSGEVLTALVNLARRKSIARNHTATHILQNALRSIAGEHIEQSGSLVEPERLRFDFAHFNPLSPDELKLIEDRVNDKILEGLSVNTRLLTLEEAKKQGALAFFGDKYGENVRMVEISGLSRELCGGTHVSNTGEIGMFKIISEASIASGTRRIEAVTGTGAIKLFREEEQILKDITGLLETVPAKAIAKTKTMLAEIKTLRQETSKYCQQNNQELAKEFLARAQDLKGIKIVAELLPDKTVDDMRLMSDSLMNNPSPVIAFIGTEANKRATIILAISPKLAEKGLDAVGIIKEVAVTIGGSGGGRKDFAQAGGKEPGKLKDARDQFLKIIAQKL; from the coding sequence ATGAAAACCGATATATTACGCAGGAAATTCCTCTCATTCTTCGAGAGTAAAGGGCATACCGTAATGCCTTCGGCGCCCTTAATCCCGGAAAACGACCAGACGCTCCTTTTCACCGGAGCCGGGATGAATCCCTTCAAGGAATTCTACCTCGGCAAAACCAAACCCCCTTTCCCGCGCATCACCACCGTCCAAAAATGCATGCGCACCGTGGATATCGAAAGGGTCGGCCGGACCGCCGCGCACCATACCTTCTTTGAAATGCTCGGCAATTTCTCCTTCGGCGATTATTTCAAGCGGGAGACCATCGCCTGGGCATGGGAATTCCTGCTCAAAGAACTGAAAATACCGGAAAGCCGTCTCCTCGTTTCCGTTTATAAAGACGACCAGGAATCCTACGATATCTGGCTAAAGGAAATAATGCTCCCGCCGGAAAAGATATATAAACTGGGTGCCAAGGATAACTTCTGGCCCTCGAACGCACCCCTTGACGGTCCCAACGGACCCTGCGGCCCCTGCTCGGAAATATTCTACGACTTCGGCAAAGAACACGGCTGCGGACTGCCGACCTGCAGTATCGAATGCGATTGCAACCGCTTTGTCGAGATATGGAATCTTGTCTTTACCCAATTCGACCGGCAGGAAGACGGCTCTTTGAATCCGCTCCCCCAGAAAAATATCGATACCGGAATGGGTTTGGAACGCCTCGCCGCCGTGATGCAGAACGTCATCAGTAATTTTGAGATAGATATCTTTAAGCCCCTGATAAAAGAAACCGCTGCCATCCTGAAGGTCGAATACGATACAGACCGCGAGGAAGGCGCCCGGATAAAAAGGATTGTTGACCACGCGCGGGCTCTCGTCTTTACCTCTTCAGAAGGATTATTGCCATCCAACGAAGGCCGCGGATATGTCGTGCGCCGGATTCTGCGCCGCGCCGCGCGCGACGGCCGGACGCTCGGAATGAAAGAGCCTTTCATTTATAAGCTTGTTCCGGCGGTCATCAATGTGATGAAAGAAGGCTACCCGGAATTACCCGATAAGGAAAACCACATCGTCCGCATCATCAAGGCGGAGGAATCCAAGTTCCTGGAAACCGTCGAACAGGGCATGGCATTGCTGGATGAAATCATAAACACCCTCGCGCCCAAGGGGATAAAACTCTTCCCGGGCGATGAGGCGTTCAAACTCTACGATACCTACGGATTCCCCATGGACCTGACCGAATCAATCCTGCGCGAACGGGGCTTCAAGCTGGATTTGCAGGGCTACGAAAACGCCATGAAAAACCAGCGCACGCGCTCGCGCGCCTCTTCCCAGATAGCCCAGAAGATATTCGCGGAAACACCCATATCGGAGGTGAAAAGCTTCCTTAAGGAAACCAAGTTCGTCGGCTATGAAGTGACCGAATCCCCCGTCAAAATCGTCGCCATCCTCTCCGGCGGCAAGCTGGTTCCAGATGCAACGAAGGGAACGGAAGTCTCCGTAATTACGGAAAAGACGCCCTTTTACGGCGAAAGCGGCGGGCAGGTCGGTGATACCGGAATCATAAAAAGCGATGCGGTGGAAATATCCATAACCGATACCCAGCATATAGAGGATTACATCATCCATATCGGCAAGGTCAAGAAAGGCTCGGTTAAATCGGGCGAAGTGCTGACCGCTCTGGTGAACCTCGCGCGCCGTAAATCCATCGCGCGCAATCACACGGCAACCCATATTCTCCAAAACGCTTTGCGGAGCATTGCCGGAGAGCATATCGAGCAATCAGGGTCGCTGGTCGAACCGGAACGCCTGCGCTTTGACTTCGCGCATTTTAATCCGCTCTCTCCCGACGAGCTTAAGCTCATCGAAGACCGCGTGAACGATAAAATATTGGAAGGCCTTTCGGTAAATACCCGGCTTCTCACTTTGGAGGAAGCCAAAAAGCAGGGAGCTCTGGCATTCTTCGGCGATAAATACGGGGAAAACGTCCGCATGGTCGAAATCTCCGGTTTAAGCCGCGAGCTCTGCGGCGGCACCCACGTTTCTAATACCGGCGAAATCGGCATGTTTAAAATCATAAGCGAGGCATCAATAGCCTCAGGCACGCGCCGTATAGAAGCGGTCACCGGCACCGGAGCCATCAAACTCTTCCGCGAGGAGGAACAGATTCTAAAAGATATTACGGGATTATTGGAAACCGTCCCGGCAAAGGCAATCGCTAAGACAAAGACGATGCTCGCGGAAATAAAGACCCTGCGCCAGGAAACGAGCAAGTATTGCCAGCAGAATAACCAGGAACTCGCCAAGGAATTTCTCGCCCGCGCGCAGGATTTGAAAGGCATAAAAATAGTCGCGGAACTGCTTCCGGATAAAACCGTAGATGATATGCGCCTGATGAGCGATTCTTTGATGAATAATCCAAGCCCCGTCATTGCGTTTATCGGGACGGAGGCAAATAAGCGCGCGACCATCATACTGGCAATCTCGCCGAAACTCGCGGAAAAGGGGCTGGACGCGGTCGGCATCATCAAGGAAGTGGCGGTAACGATAGGCGGCAGCGGCGGCGGGCGCAAGGACTTCGCGCAGGCAGGCGGCAAGGAACCGGGGAAACTGAAGGACGCCCGCGACCAGTTCCTGAAAATAATTGCTCAAAAGTTATAA
- a CDS encoding nucleotidyltransferase domain-containing protein, whose translation MIPLRSGITIKLLDYFFLNPQESLYVNELSRKLDMDKRNLVKKIRQLESEGILKSQARGNLKLYSVNKAYPLYEELRKIFLKTIGLESRLKKAAKSVKGIREAYIYGSYAGNKMEAHSDIDLLVIGVHNIAQLQKGINLLQKETGREINTVNMDENEYCKRIKNKDPFIRGILNKKHVRII comes from the coding sequence ATGATTCCTCTACGAAGCGGGATAACCATTAAACTGCTTGATTATTTCTTCCTTAATCCGCAGGAAAGCCTCTATGTCAACGAGTTAAGCCGGAAGCTGGACATGGATAAAAGGAATCTGGTAAAGAAAATAAGGCAATTGGAAAGCGAAGGTATCTTAAAAAGCCAAGCCAGGGGGAATTTAAAATTATATTCCGTTAATAAAGCCTATCCTTTATACGAAGAGCTCAGAAAAATATTCCTTAAAACAATCGGGCTGGAAAGCAGGCTGAAAAAAGCCGCCAAGTCGGTAAAAGGCATCAGGGAAGCTTACATTTACGGCTCTTATGCCGGCAATAAAATGGAAGCTCACAGCGATATTGATTTATTGGTTATAGGCGTCCATAACATCGCACAACTGCAGAAAGGGATTAACCTTTTGCAAAAGGAAACCGGCCGTGAAATAAACACGGTTAATATGGATGAAAACGAATACTGCAAGCGGATTAAGAACAAAGACCCGTTTATTCGCGGCATCTTAAATAAAAAGCATGTCAGGATTATATGA